The Clostridiaceae bacterium genomic sequence GCAGTTTTGGCAGGAATAAAACCAGGCATAAGATCTGCCAGCGGCTTAAGTGGCGGAGACGCATATAAACTGAATGAGGCATCCAAGAAGGGAATACTGTTAGGCGGAAGTATATTGAACAAAGCAATTATAAAAGCTGTTGCAGTAGCAGAAGTAAACGCCTGTATGGGTAGAATTGTGGCAGCACCTACAGCCGGTTCCTGTGGAATTATTCCTGCAGCTCTGCTTACAGCTAAAGAAGAAAAAAATATTGACCATTTGTTAGTAGTAAAAAGCCTTTTTACTGCTGCAGGATTTGGAATTGTAATTGCAAAGAACGCAAGCATATCAGGTGCAGAGGGCGGATGCCAGGCGGAGTGCGGCAGCGCTTCAGCAATGGCTGCTGCAGCCCTGGTTGAGTTAATGGGAGGTACTCCTCAAATGTCAGCTAATGCCTGTGCCATTGCGCTAAAGGGAGTGCTTGGATTGGTATGTGATCCTGTGGGGGGACTTGTTGAAGTTCCTTGCATAAAGAGGAACGCTCAGGGAGTTGCCAATGCGATAGTTGCTTCTGATCTTGCTTTGGCAGGCATAGAAAGTGTTATTCCTGCAGATGAAGTAATTGAAGCTATGAAATCAGTCGGAAATTTAATGCCTGCTGCCCTAAAAGAAACTGCGGCAGGGGGACTTGCTTCAACTCCTACTGCTAAAAGGCTGGAAAATACAATAAGCTATGGATAATGCAGGTCAAATTCAATAACTCATTTCTCTTTTGCATATTGAAATTTGCGGCACTTAGCTTTGCTTATTTTACAAAATATGCTTATAATAATTATTATTATACTTATTATTATCATTAACCCTTTTGTTTAAACTGTCTTGATATTTCTTAACAATGGAATAAATATATACGTGTTAGAATTGTTCAAAAAATTGCAAAAAAAAGAAAAATTTTGCAAGAAAATATTGCCAAGCGCGATAATATTGTGTATAATTATGGCAATTATTTCAATATTTTGTAAATATCATATATTGAGGTGATTCCTATGTACCAAAAAAATATCATAGTAAAAAAGACAATTGATAAGACAGGTGGTTATGAGCTGGATAGGCCTATCGAGCTTGAATACTACCTTCTTGACAGTAAGGCAAACTATGGCGGTAAACATGCGGGGGAAAAAGTATATGGAATAGGAATTTCTAAGAAAGTAAGTGATAGCTGTTTCGAAGAAATGTTTGTGAGAGATTTTTGTTGCTGTAAGGAAACTGCTATTCAGGCTATTGATCATCTGGCAAACCATGATGTGACACCTATGGGTCTTATAGATATATATGAAGACATATTAGTAGATGAACGCTAGATATTAAGTTAAACATTTAGAAAGTAAACTCGCTTTCCTTGGAGATTCAGTGGTAGATTACTATGTGCAAGGGAAATGTACCTCTGCCATAGTTTTCTACCGCAACACAGATGGCCTTGTGGACTTCAACTGAACAAGGTTGTTATTTTAATTTGCATAAATTCAATTTCAGCTTGCAGAAGCGGGAGAGAATTTTTTATGCTTTAGTTGAACAAAGGGACTCGCAGCAAAATGTGCGAGTCCTTGCGCTTTAAAACGAGGCAAATACATCATTGAAATATATTGCGTAAAGCCCTATAATAAATAGATAAAAAGATACAAATGTGAGGGTATATATTTATGGCATATAAGAGTTTTGATGAAATTAATGATAAGATCAAAAAAGGAAAAGCAGTAGTAGTTACAGCCGACGAAATAATAGATATTGTAGCCGAAAAAGGCGTAAAGCAAGCTGCAAAAGAAGTAGATGTGGTTACAACCGGCACCTTCGGGCCTATGTGTTCATCCGGAATGTTTATTAACTTCGGACACTCTGATCCTCCCATAAGAATGTGCAAAGTATGGCTTAATGATGTTCCTGCCTATGCAGGTCTTGCTGCTGTAGATGCATACATAGGAGCTACAGAACTTTCTGAATCTAAAGGAATGGAATATGGAGGAGCTCATGTAATTGAAGATTTTATTGCAGGCAAAAATATTAGACTGTTTGCAGAATCTTACGGGACCGATTGTTATCCCAGAAAAGAGATTTCCACATATATTAATAAGAATAATGTAAATCAAGCATATATGTTTAATCCCCGAAATTCATATCAGAATTATCCTGCTGCTACAAATTCATCTGACAGGATTTTATATACCTATATGGGAACTCTTTTACCCAAATATGGTAATATAACATACACTACTTCGGGACAGCTGAGTCCTCTGGTTAATGATCCTAATTACAGGACCATTGGAATAGGAACGAGAGTATTTATTGGAGGAGCGCAAGGTTATGTAGCCTGGGAAGGAACCCAGCATAATCCTTCTCAAAAGAGAGGAGAAAACGGAGTACCTATAGGGCCGGCAGGTACATTAGCCCTGATCGGGGACATTAAACAAATGAATACTAAGTACATCAGAGCTGCCGTTTTTGAGAAATATGGAACTACCATGTTTGTTGGAGTTGGAATACCGATACCCATCATAGATGAAGATATGCTAATTCAAACAGCTGTGAAGGATAGAGACATATTTACAAATATTGTTGATTACAGTGTATCATCCGGAGCCAGGCCTGTTCTTAAAACTGTTTCTTATGCAGAATTAAAAAGCGGGAGCATTGAACTAAACGGAAGGAAGATACCAACTGCACCTCTGTCAAGCCTGAAAAAAGCCCGGGAAATTGCACAGCTCTTAAAAATGCAGATTATGAATGGGGAATTTTTGTTAACACAGCCTGTAGCAGCTTTGCCTTCGGAAAATAAAGTAAATAAATTGGAAATCAGGGGGAACGGAAATGAAAACTATTAAATTGGCTCTTTATTTCCCTACTAATATAATAACAAAACCAATAACATACCACCTGATAAAAGATTACGATCTTGTGGTAAACATTCTGAATGCAGATGTCAGCCTTAATAAAATAGGAAAGCTTGTTGCCGATATATCAGGTGAAGAGGAAAATATTGAAAAAGGCTTGAATTTTATTAAAGAACAGGGTGCAGATTACAAGCTGATTGCCAAAACAATTGTGTGGCAGGAGGAATCATGCGTTCATTGTGGTGCCTGTACGGCAGTTTGTCCTTCAGGGGCTTTGAATATGGATAAAATTAACTGGAATCTGAATTTTGACAAGGAAAAATGCCTTGCATGCGAGCTTTGCGTCAAAGCATGCCCACTTAAAGTTATGCAAATATCCATATGATGTTTCTGTCTGTGGCAGACTCGTTTCCTTGTATTAATTTGCATCAATAAAGATCCATATTATAGGAACTGGAAACCTTTTGTTACTTGTTGATGCTTGTATAAATGGGAGATTTTCCATGTATGAAGAACGAAACTATAGGAAGTTGTTTAAGGGTATAAATTTACACTTTTTTAATGTATCTGTTTTTGAAACAGATTTATGCATCGGAGCTGAAAAAAACTTATATAATGAAGCACTATATGCTGTTAAAAAGTACAGGAACCAGATTGAAGCGTATATAAAAATGTATCCTGATTTTTTGACAAGTCTTGAGCCTGTATCCTTTAAACCGGGTTCTTCCGTAATTATTCAAAGGATGTGTACTGCGGCTGAAAAAGCAGGAGTGGGACCTATGGCTGCAGTAGCAGGTGCCATTGCTGAGATGGTAGGAATGGATCTGCTAAAGTATTCAAATGAAGTAATTGTTGAAAATGGAGGGGATATCTACCTAAAAACAAAGGAACATCGAAAAATAGGAGTATTTGCAGGAAAGTCACCATTTAGTGAGAAAATCTGCCTGGAAATTGCTCCTGAAGATACGCCACTGGGTGTATGCACATCATCGGGAACGGTAGGTCATTCTTTGAGTTTCGGAAAAGCAGATGCGGCTGTCATTTTGGCTGATGATGCTTTTCTTGCAGATGCTGTGGCAACAGCCACAGGAAATAGGGTCAAGACTTGGGAAGATATTGACGCTGCAATAGAATTTGCTTCCGGTATAGAAGGAGTAAAGGGAGTATTGATTATAGTAGGAGATAAAATGGGAGCATATGGGAATATCAAGTTAGCTCCGTTTTAGTACTTATGTTTATATAAATTTAATGGTTGTGTTGGTATAGATCAGAAACCAGCACAAAGATTCAGAAGGATTTAGTTATATGTAATTTTTATATTTAATTGAATTATTACTGGTAAAGGACGGGCAAATGATGAGTAATATTCGTGAGGATTTAACTAAAGCAAAGAGAATCGTGGTCAAGGTCGGAACATCAACAATTACCCATGGCACGGGATTGATTAACCTGGCGAGGATTGATAGGTTGGCCAGAGTAATATCCGATATAGCAAATCAGGGAAAAGATGTAGTTCTTGTTACTTCGGGAGCTATTGGTGTTGGGGTAGGAAAATTAAAATTGAAGGAAAAACCCAAAACAGTACGTGGTAAACAAGCGGTGGCTGCTATAGGCCAGTGTGAACTAATGCATATTTACAGTAAATTTTTCTCTGAGTATGGCCATATAGTGGGACAAATCCTTTTAACCCGTGATGTAGTGGACGATGACCACAGGCGGCAAAATGTAGAAAATACATTCGAAACTTTATTTGAGTTTGGTGCAATACCCATCGTTAATGAAAACGACTCTGTCGCCATAGATGAGATAGAATGTCAGGAATTAAAAGTTTTTGGTGACAATGATACTCTGTCTGCCATAGTAGCCAAGATCATAGGAGCGGATTTATTGGTGATACTATCAGATATTGATGGGTTCTATGACTGTGATCCCAGAAAAAACAGTTGTTCAAAAATGATTGCAGTAATCGATGAAATCACTCCGAAGATTGAAGAATGTGCCGGAGGAGTAGGGTCGGACAGGGGAACCGGAGGTATGATTACAAAGATTAGAGCTGCAAAAATAGTAAATTCCGCAGGAATAGATATGGTACTGACCAATGGAGATAAACCGGAAGTGCTTTTGGACATAATAAACGGTAAAGAAATAGGTACGTTATTTAGGGCAAAAAATAAATAAAAATAATATGATATAATATAAAAATAATATGATAGCTTAAAGC encodes the following:
- a CDS encoding UPF0280 family protein, translating into MYEERNYRKLFKGINLHFFNVSVFETDLCIGAEKNLYNEALYAVKKYRNQIEAYIKMYPDFLTSLEPVSFKPGSSVIIQRMCTAAEKAGVGPMAAVAGAIAEMVGMDLLKYSNEVIVENGGDIYLKTKEHRKIGVFAGKSPFSEKICLEIAPEDTPLGVCTSSGTVGHSLSFGKADAAVILADDAFLADAVATATGNRVKTWEDIDAAIEFASGIEGVKGVLIIVGDKMGAYGNIKLAPF
- a CDS encoding 4Fe-4S binding protein, producing MKTIKLALYFPTNIITKPITYHLIKDYDLVVNILNADVSLNKIGKLVADISGEEENIEKGLNFIKEQGADYKLIAKTIVWQEESCVHCGACTAVCPSGALNMDKINWNLNFDKEKCLACELCVKACPLKVMQISI
- the sdaAA gene encoding L-serine ammonia-lyase, iron-sulfur-dependent, subunit alpha; the encoded protein is MIKYESIKELVEEAQRANKKISDLVIEEQAYNLERTPDNLIEEMSHNLKVMEEAVLAGIKPGIRSASGLSGGDAYKLNEASKKGILLGGSILNKAIIKAVAVAEVNACMGRIVAAPTAGSCGIIPAALLTAKEEKNIDHLLVVKSLFTAAGFGIVIAKNASISGAEGGCQAECGSASAMAAAALVELMGGTPQMSANACAIALKGVLGLVCDPVGGLVEVPCIKRNAQGVANAIVASDLALAGIESVIPADEVIEAMKSVGNLMPAALKETAAGGLASTPTAKRLENTISYG
- the proB gene encoding glutamate 5-kinase, whose product is MSNIREDLTKAKRIVVKVGTSTITHGTGLINLARIDRLARVISDIANQGKDVVLVTSGAIGVGVGKLKLKEKPKTVRGKQAVAAIGQCELMHIYSKFFSEYGHIVGQILLTRDVVDDDHRRQNVENTFETLFEFGAIPIVNENDSVAIDEIECQELKVFGDNDTLSAIVAKIIGADLLVILSDIDGFYDCDPRKNSCSKMIAVIDEITPKIEECAGGVGSDRGTGGMITKIRAAKIVNSAGIDMVLTNGDKPEVLLDIINGKEIGTLFRAKNK